One window from the genome of [Clostridium] celerecrescens 18A encodes:
- the rpsU gene encoding 30S ribosomal protein S21: MSNVIVKDNETLDSALRRFKRNCAKAGIQQEIRKREHYEKPSVRRKKKSEAARKRKYN; encoded by the coding sequence ATGTCAAATGTTATCGTTAAAGACAACGAGACCTTAGATAGTGCTTTACGCAGATTCAAAAGAAACTGTGCAAAAGCAGGTATCCAGCAGGAAATTCGTAAGAGAGAGCATTACGAGAAACCAAGCGTTAGACGTAAGAAAAAGTCTGAAGCTGCAAGAAAACGTAAATATAACTAA
- a CDS encoding lysozyme inhibitor LprI family protein — protein sequence MNKNRGIWIVIGSILVIGILITLATTTFVKSKENVSDPLGITGLSNSEIPDDQVEAKGYGGTPELFSADMAAPQEAPATAEESKMRKAGPAATPNAETAVENKAQPADAELRMKSDAVPDQAAPAPQAAESSNEASIEETVISPISPDLKSRQANAAAPAEGAAYYQKHLLELDAQIKKMREESGDSNTYSMKVLVDKEFKLWNREQNAIYAAIIEGLTDEDKKTLETSQQEWIKSRDAKAEDAAKKYSGGSLEEVEYTASMAESTRARAYDLVEEYMDVLSLKDEQ from the coding sequence ATGAATAAAAATAGAGGAATTTGGATTGTAATTGGAAGCATTCTGGTCATCGGGATCCTCATAACCCTTGCCACAACCACATTTGTAAAAAGCAAGGAAAATGTTTCGGATCCTTTGGGAATTACCGGACTTTCAAACTCCGAAATTCCGGATGACCAAGTTGAAGCAAAAGGCTATGGCGGAACGCCGGAATTGTTCTCAGCGGATATGGCGGCTCCCCAGGAAGCGCCTGCTACCGCAGAAGAATCAAAGATGAGGAAAGCCGGTCCGGCAGCCACCCCTAATGCCGAGACCGCTGTGGAGAATAAAGCCCAGCCGGCAGATGCCGAACTTCGAATGAAAAGCGATGCAGTTCCTGATCAGGCAGCACCGGCCCCCCAGGCAGCGGAAAGCTCGAACGAGGCTTCCATAGAGGAAACCGTAATCTCTCCCATAAGCCCGGATTTAAAAAGCAGGCAGGCGAATGCTGCCGCTCCCGCGGAAGGTGCAGCCTATTATCAAAAGCATTTGCTGGAACTGGATGCCCAGATCAAAAAGATGCGGGAGGAATCAGGAGATTCCAATACCTACTCCATGAAGGTCCTGGTGGATAAAGAATTCAAGCTGTGGAACAGGGAACAGAATGCGATTTATGCCGCTATTATAGAAGGGCTGACTGACGAAGATAAGAAGACACTGGAAACTTCACAGCAGGAATGGATCAAAAGCAGGGATGCAAAGGCAGAGGATGCAGCAAAAAAATACAGCGGCGGAAGCCTGGAAGAGGTTGAGTATACGGCTTCCATGGCAGAGTCCACAAGGGCACGGGCCTATGATCTGGTAGAAGAATACATGGATGTTCTTTCTTTAAAAGATGAACAGTAA
- the alaS gene encoding alanine--tRNA ligase, which translates to MFLEFFESKGHLAMKSFSLVPHNDNSLLLINSGMAPLKPYFTGQEIPPRKRVTTCQKCIRTGDIENVGKTARHGTFFEMLGNFSFGDYFKDEAIHWSWEFLTQVVGLDPDRLYPSVYLEDDEAFEIWNKKIGIAPERIFRFGKADNFWEHGAGPCGPCSEIYYDRGEKYGCGKPDCTVGCECDRYMEVWNNVFTQFENDGHGNYEELQQKNIDTGMGLERLAVVVQDVDSIFDVDTIKALLNRVAELARTEYKKDPDVDVSLRLITDHVRSCTFMISDGIMPSNEGRGYVLRRLLRRAARHGRLLGIEGKFLADLSTTVIDLSKDGYPELEEKKAMILKVLTQEEDKFNKTIDQGLAILGDLEEEMIKEKITILSGENAFKLYDTYGFPLDLTLEILEEKNFGVDEAGFKAAMQKQRETARNARKTTNYMGADVTVYQSIDPAITTEFIGYDKLVCDSKILVLTSETDLVEALTDGETGTIVTEQTVFYGTMGGQQGDVGRIVSDMGEFKVEDTIHLQGGKVGHVGRMIKGMLQTGDVVTLKVCENNRQNTGKNHSATHLLQKALRAVLGNHVEQAGSFVDGDRLRFDFTHFSAMTLKEIEQVETLVNEKIKESLPVKTETMSLEEAKKSGAMALFGEKYGDTVRVVKMGDFSTELCGGTHINNTGVIGSFKILSETGIAAGVRRIEALTGDGLMHYYQETEKELLEAAKTAKTTPSSLTAKIESLLEEIKVLHSENEKLKSKLAKDSLGNVMDQVKEIKGVKVLATKVLDVDMNGLRNLGDQLKDKIGDGVIVIASVQDDKVNLMATVTEEVQKKGAHAGNLIKAIASLVGGGGGGRPNMAQAGGKNPAGVDACLEKVTEVVAEQLN; encoded by the coding sequence ATGTTCCTTGAATTTTTTGAGAGTAAGGGACATCTGGCTATGAAAAGCTTCTCCCTGGTTCCGCATAATGATAACAGCTTGTTGTTAATCAACTCGGGCATGGCTCCCCTTAAGCCATATTTTACAGGCCAGGAAATCCCGCCAAGAAAAAGGGTGACTACCTGTCAGAAGTGTATCCGGACAGGAGATATTGAGAACGTTGGCAAGACAGCCCGCCACGGCACATTCTTTGAGATGCTGGGAAATTTTTCCTTTGGGGATTATTTTAAGGATGAGGCGATTCACTGGTCATGGGAATTTTTGACCCAGGTAGTCGGCCTTGACCCGGACAGGCTGTATCCCTCCGTATATCTGGAAGATGATGAGGCCTTCGAAATCTGGAATAAGAAAATCGGCATTGCGCCCGAGCGTATTTTCCGCTTTGGAAAGGCAGACAATTTCTGGGAGCACGGCGCAGGTCCCTGCGGCCCCTGTTCTGAGATCTACTACGACAGGGGAGAGAAGTATGGCTGCGGCAAGCCAGACTGTACCGTTGGCTGTGAATGCGACCGTTATATGGAAGTGTGGAATAATGTATTCACCCAGTTTGAAAATGACGGCCATGGAAACTATGAGGAATTACAGCAGAAAAACATTGATACCGGCATGGGACTGGAACGTCTGGCCGTAGTTGTTCAGGATGTGGATTCCATTTTTGATGTAGATACCATAAAAGCTCTTTTAAACCGCGTGGCTGAACTGGCCCGGACAGAATACAAGAAGGATCCTGATGTGGATGTATCCCTTCGGCTGATCACAGACCACGTTCGTTCCTGTACCTTTATGATATCCGATGGCATCATGCCCTCCAATGAGGGACGGGGATATGTTCTCCGCCGCCTCTTAAGAAGAGCTGCCCGTCATGGAAGACTTCTGGGAATCGAAGGAAAGTTCCTTGCAGACTTATCCACCACCGTGATTGACTTATCAAAGGATGGATACCCGGAGCTGGAAGAAAAGAAAGCTATGATTTTAAAAGTTCTGACCCAGGAGGAGGACAAGTTCAACAAGACCATTGACCAGGGGCTTGCAATTCTTGGCGACCTGGAAGAGGAGATGATAAAAGAAAAGATCACCATCCTATCCGGCGAGAATGCTTTCAAATTATATGATACCTACGGATTCCCTCTGGATCTGACTCTGGAGATTCTGGAAGAAAAGAATTTCGGAGTGGATGAAGCCGGCTTTAAAGCTGCTATGCAAAAGCAGAGGGAAACAGCCAGAAATGCCAGAAAGACCACCAATTACATGGGGGCTGACGTCACGGTGTACCAGTCCATTGATCCAGCCATTACAACGGAGTTTATCGGCTATGATAAGCTGGTTTGTGATTCCAAAATACTTGTTCTCACTTCGGAAACAGACTTAGTGGAGGCGCTTACCGATGGAGAGACCGGAACCATTGTGACGGAACAGACCGTATTTTACGGAACCATGGGAGGCCAGCAGGGCGATGTAGGCAGAATCGTAAGTGATATGGGCGAATTTAAGGTGGAAGATACCATCCATTTACAGGGTGGAAAAGTGGGCCATGTGGGCAGAATGATAAAGGGAATGCTGCAGACCGGAGATGTGGTTACTTTAAAGGTTTGTGAAAATAACCGCCAGAATACGGGGAAAAACCACAGTGCAACCCATCTTCTCCAGAAAGCCTTAAGGGCAGTTCTGGGCAATCATGTCGAGCAGGCCGGTTCCTTCGTTGACGGAGACAGGCTGCGCTTCGACTTTACTCATTTCTCAGCCATGACACTTAAGGAAATTGAACAGGTGGAAACCCTTGTGAATGAGAAAATCAAGGAATCTCTTCCTGTAAAAACGGAAACCATGTCTTTAGAGGAAGCCAAAAAATCCGGTGCTATGGCACTGTTTGGGGAAAAATACGGCGATACGGTCCGCGTGGTAAAAATGGGAGACTTTTCCACAGAGCTTTGCGGAGGCACCCATATTAACAATACGGGAGTCATCGGCTCTTTTAAGATCTTATCCGAAACCGGTATCGCAGCCGGAGTCCGGAGAATCGAAGCCCTGACCGGAGACGGCCTGATGCATTATTATCAGGAGACAGAAAAAGAGCTTCTTGAAGCAGCAAAGACTGCCAAGACAACACCATCATCCCTGACGGCAAAAATTGAATCTCTTTTAGAAGAAATAAAAGTCCTGCATTCTGAGAATGAAAAGTTAAAAAGCAAACTTGCAAAAGACTCTCTTGGAAATGTAATGGATCAGGTAAAAGAGATCAAGGGAGTTAAGGTCCTTGCCACAAAGGTGCTTGATGTGGATATGAATGGACTCCGCAATCTGGGCGACCAGCTGAAAGATAAGATAGGCGACGGAGTCATTGTAATCGCCTCTGTTCAGGATGATAAAGTGAATCTGATGGCCACTGTTACGGAGGAAGTGCAGAAGAAGGGAGCCCATGCAGGCAACTTGATCAAAGCCATTGCTTCCTTAGTCGGAGGCGGCGGCGGCGGACGTCCGAATATGGCTCAGGCAGGCGGAAAGAATCCGGCAGGAGTGGATGCGTGCCTTGAAAAAGTTACGGAAGTTGTTGCAGAACAGCTGAATTAA
- a CDS encoding YabP/YqfC family sporulation protein gives MFEESKEKAASALKLPKDVVLGEVLVSFLGRHSVVIENYRSIILYTDCSIKLQAKNCRVIIGGSRLMIEYYTNEEMKINGYIKSLEFE, from the coding sequence ATGTTTGAGGAATCAAAGGAAAAAGCAGCTTCCGCCTTAAAACTCCCGAAGGACGTGGTCCTGGGAGAGGTGCTTGTATCTTTTCTTGGACGTCATAGCGTTGTAATAGAAAATTACCGAAGCATTATCCTGTATACAGACTGTTCCATCAAACTTCAGGCAAAAAACTGCCGAGTGATCATTGGCGGAAGCCGTCTGATGATTGAATATTACACCAATGAGGAGATGAAAATCAACGGTTATATAAAATCCCTGGAATTTGAATAA